From Melospiza georgiana isolate bMelGeo1 chromosome 33, bMelGeo1.pri, whole genome shotgun sequence, the proteins below share one genomic window:
- the LOC131095303 gene encoding feather keratin 1: MSCYDLCRPCGPTPLANSCNEPCVRQCQDSRVVIQPSPVVVTLPGPILSSFPQNTAVGSSTSAAVGSILSEEGVPINSGGFGLSGLSGLGGRYCGRRCLPC; this comes from the coding sequence atgTCCTGCTACGACCTGTGCCGGCCCTGCGGCCCCACCCCACTGGCCAACAGCTGCAACGAGCCCTGTGTGAGGCAGTGCCAGGACTCCCGCGTGGTGATCCAGCCCTCGCCCGTGGTGGTGACCCTGCCCgggcccatcctcagctccttcccccagaaCACCGCCGTGGGATCCTCCACCTCCGCCGCCGTGGGCAGCATCCTGAGTGAGGAGGGAGTGCCCATCAACTCGGGGGGCTTTGGGCTCTCGGGGCTCTCCGGCCTTGGTGGCCGCTACTGCGGCCGCAGGTGCCTGCCCTGCTAG
- the LOC131095275 gene encoding feather beta keratin-like, translated as MSCYERCPPTSCGPTPLANSCNEPCVRQCQDSTVVIQPSPVVVTLPGPILSSFPQNTTVGSSASAAVGSALSAEGVPINSGGSSLGFGGFGGFGSVAGLGSGYSRPYRRYNTSRSGFYGPC; from the coding sequence ATGTCCTGCTACGAGCGATGTCCCCCCACATCCTGTGGCCCCACCCCACTGGCCAACAGCTGCAACGAGCCTTGTGTCCGGCAGTGCCAGGACTCCACTGTGGTCATCCAGCCATCCCCCGTGGTGGTCACCCTGCCCgggcccatcctcagctccttcccccagaaCACCACCGTGGGATCCTCGGCGTCTGCGGCCGTTGGGAGCGCTCTGAGTGCTGAGGGCGTCCCCATCAACTCTGGGGGCAGCTCCTTGGGTtttgggggctttgggggtTTTGGCTCAGttgctgggctgggcagtggcTACAGCCGGCCCTACCGGCGCTACAACACCTCCCGCAGCGGCTTCTACGGGCCCTGCTAA